From Corvus cornix cornix isolate S_Up_H32 chromosome 6, ASM73873v5, whole genome shotgun sequence, one genomic window encodes:
- the CHCHD1 gene encoding coiled-coil-helix-coiled-coil-helix domain-containing protein 1 gives MAAAAYPAWVTRWVSGQWRNKKRPPALRPPRPLALADQVANRREQLTEATCITEMSVMMACWKQNDFNDAPCTEEIRMFYDCVAKAEKERKNQNEDTLSSRGNLPSSKVNKLLKRFPQITHYV, from the exons ATGGCGGCGGCCGCGTACCCCGCCTGGGTGACGCGCTGGGTGTCCGGGCAGTGGCGGAACAAGAAGCGGCCCCCGGcgctccgcccgccccggccgctGGCGCTGGCCGACCAGGTGGCGAACCGCCGGGAGCAGCTGACAG AGGCTACGTGCATTACAGAGATGTCGGTAATGATGGCCTGCTGGAAACAGAATGACTTCAACGATGCACCTTGTACCGAGGAGATCCGGATGTTCTATGACTGCGTGGCAAAGGCAGAA aaagaGCGCAAGAATCAAAATGAGGACACCCTGTCATCCAGGGGAAACTTGCCTTCAAGCAAAGTGAACAAGCTCTTGAAGAGGTTTCCTCAGATCACCCATTATGTATAA